A stretch of the Streptomyces sp. Edi2 genome encodes the following:
- a CDS encoding DUF6415 family natural product biosynthesis protein — translation MIRTVLSPRRVRRAVVAPCLWWGPRTAGKRLPLEASSFAVSAERDVHLVLGDDALLPVGQTDVDQLLVRFSSHLQDLVRAIGTDSQTSAGLGRARQLARPPWPPGYMESRIHLVMAAESVQELLAHVRADSAEPRRLRSRALSVHPIPLPPADARWASHREETHV, via the coding sequence ATGATCCGCACCGTCTTGTCCCCTCGGCGCGTTCGACGTGCCGTGGTGGCTCCGTGCCTGTGGTGGGGGCCGCGCACGGCAGGCAAGCGACTTCCCCTGGAGGCCAGCTCGTTTGCCGTCAGCGCCGAGCGGGACGTCCATCTGGTACTGGGCGATGACGCGCTACTCCCTGTGGGGCAGACCGACGTCGATCAGCTCCTCGTTCGGTTCTCCTCCCACCTGCAGGACCTTGTCCGGGCGATCGGCACGGATTCGCAGACGTCTGCGGGACTCGGCCGGGCACGCCAACTGGCGAGGCCGCCCTGGCCGCCCGGCTATATGGAATCGCGGATCCACCTGGTGATGGCCGCCGAGAGCGTCCAAGAGCTGCTCGCCCATGTCCGCGCCGACAGTGCGGAGCCTCGGCGGCTCCGCAGTCGGGCACTGTCCGTCCACCCCATACCCCTCCCGCCCGCCGATGCCCGATGGGCCAGTCACCGTGAGGAAACGCATGTCTGA
- a CDS encoding ATP-binding protein, with amino-acid sequence MPPTAADLIRELPLGPLVDHHVFALAAEEEPLTWARVTVRRLLKDRAGQTWIDDTVLVATELLTNAIRHAGGPVSLTLDLYEKGVTVGVADRGRDTTVIPNAPVNFLAGLQGDAAGVEDLPEGGRGLHLVSAFATGWGVEPASEGKVVTAAFCLAGSAA; translated from the coding sequence GTGCCGCCGACAGCTGCCGATCTGATCCGGGAACTGCCCTTGGGGCCCCTGGTCGACCACCACGTCTTCGCGCTCGCCGCCGAGGAGGAACCGCTGACTTGGGCCCGTGTGACGGTCCGCAGGCTGCTCAAAGACCGAGCCGGTCAGACATGGATCGACGACACCGTGCTCGTCGCCACCGAACTGCTGACCAACGCAATCCGACACGCGGGCGGGCCTGTATCCCTGACCCTCGACCTCTATGAGAAGGGCGTCACCGTGGGCGTCGCTGACCGCGGACGGGACACCACTGTCATTCCGAACGCACCCGTCAATTTCCTGGCCGGCCTGCAGGGCGACGCGGCCGGGGTAGAGGACCTGCCAGAGGGCGGCCGAGGTCTGCACCTGGTCTCCGCCTTCGCCACCGGCTGGGGCGTCGAGCCCGCCAGCGAGGGCAAGGTCGTGACTGCCGCCTTCTGCCTGGCGGGGAGCGCCGCGTGA
- a CDS encoding aldo/keto reductase, translating into MTPHDLGVRHLCRGIITHPLGLHCDVSTSNVPPDGSPRVSRILNGLHRAVAQQATFFDTSDSYGYGHSERVIGHFVRENPDLPLQLSSKVGQIRGSAEHAYAGRHIHHQLEQTLENLYAEELHLYTLDSFDFGPGDRYLGNAIESMRTLREVGAIRAIGMRGPFTHYAASAEEWAAQAERFLYLFRLIKPDVVWTRFNAFTPAVSLEGQDLFTFTARHGVGLVLAAPLAHGVLAGSGAGGAASPAPVSAQRAGRMSSLRDRVDEQLHDLHRHFGDAPGTLTRLALRSCLQRGDQCVVVVGFSTAEQVEQNYSCLGDPLTATELRIVDDVYAGLRAQVQETAPREPVRELQP; encoded by the coding sequence GTGACCCCTCACGATCTCGGAGTCCGGCACTTGTGCCGCGGGATCATCACCCACCCGCTCGGGCTCCACTGCGACGTCTCCACCAGCAACGTCCCACCGGACGGATCGCCGAGGGTCAGCCGAATCCTCAACGGACTGCACCGTGCCGTCGCGCAGCAGGCAACCTTCTTCGACACCTCCGACTCCTACGGCTACGGGCACTCTGAACGGGTCATCGGCCACTTCGTACGCGAGAACCCGGACCTGCCCCTCCAACTGAGCAGCAAGGTCGGCCAGATACGCGGCAGTGCAGAGCACGCGTACGCGGGCCGGCACATTCATCACCAGCTCGAGCAGACCCTGGAGAACCTGTACGCCGAGGAGCTCCACCTCTATACGCTGGACAGCTTCGATTTCGGCCCCGGGGATCGCTACCTGGGCAATGCCATTGAGTCCATGCGCACGCTCCGGGAAGTGGGAGCGATCAGGGCGATCGGGATGCGCGGGCCGTTCACGCACTACGCGGCTTCCGCCGAGGAGTGGGCCGCTCAGGCCGAGCGATTCTTGTATCTGTTCCGGCTGATAAAGCCGGACGTGGTCTGGACCCGGTTCAACGCGTTCACCCCCGCTGTGTCCCTCGAAGGGCAGGACCTGTTCACCTTCACGGCGCGGCACGGAGTCGGCCTGGTGCTGGCGGCTCCCCTGGCCCACGGCGTACTCGCGGGAAGCGGCGCGGGGGGAGCCGCGTCGCCCGCACCGGTCTCTGCGCAACGTGCCGGTCGGATGTCTTCGCTCAGGGATCGCGTCGATGAACAACTGCACGACCTGCATCGTCACTTCGGCGACGCGCCCGGCACCCTGACGCGGCTTGCTCTTCGCTCGTGCCTGCAGCGCGGCGATCAATGCGTGGTCGTCGTCGGCTTCAGCACCGCGGAACAGGTGGAGCAGAACTACAGCTGCCTCGGAGATCCGCTCACCGCGACAGAGCTCCGCATCGTCGACGACGTCTACGCCGGCCTCCGCGCTCAGGTCCAGGAGACGGCACCCCGCGAACCCGTCAGGGAACTCCAACCATGA
- a CDS encoding bifunctional diaminohydroxyphosphoribosylaminopyrimidine deaminase/5-amino-6-(5-phosphoribosylamino)uracil reductase RibD, which yields MPTSVELAAMRRAIIISASGLGATSPNPAVGCVILDAEGRTVGEGYHLRKGAAHAEVNALAAAGSRAAGGTAVVTLEPCNHEGLTPACHQALLDAKIARVLIAVMDPTSRGEGGAARLRQAGVDVHTHVLETEALTVLGPWHASLSGQRPVLHLLIQTDAAGFTLAPAAEALGEVERQRPAHDLVISIDGSAEEGRAASHGRAFSVPASPVPDEPGDAVAALTEAGARTVLLVGPSELTKQLLTAAMVDRFTLVQPVPGPSQAPPSAPALFPDGFVLSQVTRAGGQLIVSAERRPTHGRLHDGEQPGAV from the coding sequence ATGCCCACGTCGGTGGAGCTGGCGGCGATGCGTCGCGCCATCATCATCTCCGCGAGCGGGCTGGGCGCCACCAGCCCGAACCCGGCCGTCGGCTGCGTGATCCTGGACGCCGAGGGCCGCACAGTGGGCGAGGGTTACCACCTGCGCAAAGGGGCCGCGCACGCCGAGGTCAACGCGCTCGCTGCCGCCGGCAGCCGGGCCGCGGGCGGCACGGCCGTCGTGACGCTGGAGCCCTGCAACCACGAAGGCCTCACGCCAGCCTGCCACCAGGCTCTCCTGGACGCCAAGATCGCGCGCGTGCTGATCGCCGTCATGGACCCCACCTCGCGGGGCGAGGGTGGCGCCGCGCGCCTGCGCCAGGCTGGAGTCGACGTCCACACGCATGTCCTGGAGACGGAAGCGCTGACGGTGCTCGGGCCCTGGCACGCCTCCCTGTCGGGCCAGCGCCCCGTCCTGCACCTGCTCATCCAGACGGACGCCGCGGGTTTCACCCTCGCTCCTGCTGCAGAAGCGCTCGGCGAGGTCGAGCGCCAGCGTCCCGCGCACGATCTGGTGATCTCGATTGACGGCTCGGCCGAAGAAGGCCGGGCAGCCAGCCATGGTCGCGCCTTCAGCGTGCCCGCCTCACCGGTACCCGACGAGCCAGGGGACGCGGTCGCCGCACTCACCGAGGCCGGGGCGCGCACGGTGCTGCTCGTCGGTCCCTCGGAACTGACCAAGCAGTTGCTCACCGCGGCAATGGTGGACCGCTTCACCCTCGTCCAGCCGGTGCCGGGGCCCTCTCAGGCCCCGCCGTCCGCCCCGGCGTTGTTCCCCGACGGCTTCGTCCTGTCTCAGGTCACTCGCGCCGGCGGTCAGCTCATCGTCTCCGCCGAGCGGCGCCCCACTCACGGCCGGCTGCATGACGGCGAACAGCCTGGCGCCGTCTAG
- a CDS encoding 2'-5' RNA ligase family protein produces the protein MTPELDVFPGAFPHRPPPDLDRPDLLVDHDWQAFTAVEQMTNHWARPGWSDGFRAYYWMLTFPEADDLMTRARHCQDALAHLGMDPVPRDGLHVTLTRIGSTDQVSNDQVRLLGDLVEELPLTSFQLAAHPMAGSRGAVRFTLAPWSPLIRLHTALSEAGQRSGVPGGKPTIAFRPHLGVQYSNRERPAGPVIDSVARLRTLEPVYLEISSVELVELWRTTGPVPTYKWRVVRSVPLRPRLELPAPSGRQQG, from the coding sequence GTGACGCCCGAACTGGACGTCTTCCCCGGAGCGTTTCCACACCGTCCGCCCCCGGACCTCGACCGCCCCGATCTCCTCGTCGATCACGATTGGCAAGCATTCACCGCCGTCGAGCAGATGACGAACCACTGGGCACGCCCGGGTTGGTCGGACGGATTCCGCGCCTACTACTGGATGCTGACGTTCCCCGAAGCCGACGACCTGATGACCCGCGCGAGGCACTGCCAGGACGCGCTCGCGCACTTGGGCATGGACCCCGTCCCCAGGGACGGATTGCATGTGACCTTGACCCGCATCGGCAGCACCGACCAGGTGTCCAATGATCAGGTGCGTCTCCTTGGCGATCTGGTGGAAGAGCTGCCGTTGACGTCGTTCCAGCTCGCTGCCCACCCCATGGCGGGATCTCGAGGGGCGGTCCGCTTCACTCTCGCCCCGTGGTCGCCGCTGATCCGGCTGCATACCGCCCTCAGCGAGGCAGGCCAACGTTCTGGCGTTCCCGGCGGCAAGCCCACCATCGCTTTCCGGCCCCACCTGGGCGTGCAGTACAGCAACCGGGAGCGCCCCGCTGGACCCGTGATCGATAGCGTGGCCCGCCTGCGCACCCTTGAACCGGTCTACCTGGAGATCAGCAGCGTGGAACTCGTCGAACTCTGGCGCACCACCGGTCCCGTGCCGACCTACAAGTGGCGCGTCGTGCGCAGCGTTCCCCTACGCCCGCGCTTGGAACTGCCCGCCCCGTCCGGCCGCCAGCAGGGGTGA
- a CDS encoding helix-turn-helix transcriptional regulator: MSHGNEAPGSLMLREVGVLFRQLRERRDLTQGDVAELLGRHNPPFTLDGTAVSRLELGRRKRVSPELAEAILDCLEAEPAERREVMAFLQADTTPNSPRPALWRRNADLLGPMRFEGFLTLERRAWGEDNYEPKVVPGLLQTREYAEYVISAMREGLRPAEIKGLVDIRLDRQSRIADGALRQFRALLDEEGLRKTVKDKVILKGQLDRLLLESEKPRNTIRVLPESVDCHPGTSGAFVLMHFPEPARSVVWLENMVSSGYFDEALYTDAYTGAFDSLWQRALDPDDTRVLLKKMIKEL; this comes from the coding sequence ATGTCGCATGGGAACGAGGCCCCCGGGTCGCTGATGCTCCGTGAAGTCGGCGTCCTCTTCCGCCAGTTGCGTGAGCGGCGGGATCTGACGCAGGGCGACGTCGCTGAACTTCTCGGGCGGCATAACCCGCCCTTCACCTTGGACGGCACCGCGGTGAGCAGGCTCGAACTGGGCCGACGAAAGCGAGTCAGCCCGGAGCTCGCGGAAGCGATCCTGGACTGTCTTGAGGCCGAGCCAGCCGAGCGCCGCGAGGTGATGGCCTTCCTGCAGGCCGACACGACGCCGAACAGTCCCCGGCCCGCGCTGTGGCGCCGAAATGCCGACCTGCTCGGCCCGATGCGCTTCGAGGGCTTCCTCACCCTGGAGCGACGCGCCTGGGGCGAGGACAACTACGAGCCCAAGGTCGTCCCGGGACTCCTCCAGACCCGTGAATACGCCGAGTACGTCATCTCCGCGATGCGTGAAGGCCTGCGTCCTGCCGAGATCAAAGGCCTCGTGGACATCCGCCTGGACCGCCAGAGCCGCATCGCCGACGGGGCGCTGCGTCAATTCCGCGCGCTACTCGACGAGGAAGGGCTGCGCAAGACCGTCAAGGACAAGGTGATCCTCAAGGGCCAGCTCGACCGCTTGCTCCTTGAGTCCGAGAAGCCCAGGAACACTATCCGCGTTCTGCCCGAGTCCGTGGACTGCCACCCTGGCACATCAGGAGCCTTCGTCCTCATGCACTTCCCCGAACCGGCCCGCTCCGTCGTGTGGTTGGAAAACATGGTCAGCTCGGGATATTTCGATGAAGCGCTGTACACGGATGCGTATACAGGGGCCTTCGACAGCCTCTGGCAGCGGGCGCTCGACCCGGATGACACCCGCGTGTTGCTCAAGAAGATGATTAAGGAGCTGTAG
- a CDS encoding DUF397 domain-containing protein: MTVEKPDPSTLDLSEVEWQVSTFDSGGGGNCIRFARQGRWILIGDSLNPDGLPLVFTEKELEAAILGAKAGQFDHLAGLG; the protein is encoded by the coding sequence GTGACCGTAGAAAAGCCTGATCCGTCCACCTTGGATCTGAGCGAAGTCGAGTGGCAGGTGTCGACATTCGACAGCGGCGGAGGGGGCAACTGCATCAGGTTCGCGCGCCAGGGGAGGTGGATCCTGATCGGCGACTCGCTCAACCCTGATGGACTGCCGCTGGTGTTCACCGAGAAGGAGCTCGAGGCAGCCATCCTCGGTGCCAAGGCTGGCCAATTCGACCACCTGGCCGGGCTCGGCTGA
- a CDS encoding sugar nucleotide-binding protein, which translates to MTLLIIGGSGFLGAELLQQARAAGYSSAATYATAPGDASRAAWHHLDLRNVGRLEAVVDETDPRLIINASSGGADWVVTATGPIQLAMLAARRGARMVQVSSDAVFSGASVDYKETALPDPVTPYGAAKAAAETGVLAVYPEAVVARTSLIIGYGRSEHERLVHDLASGAVDGALYTDDVRCPVHVTDLAAALLELALSDAAGIHHLAGADALSRHELGVLIAERDGLDPARLPASLRADSALPGAIDVRLRSQATQRQLNTVLRGAREFLRPGA; encoded by the coding sequence ATGACGCTTCTGATTATCGGCGGCAGCGGTTTCCTGGGAGCCGAGCTGCTCCAGCAGGCGCGAGCGGCCGGGTACTCCTCGGCCGCGACGTACGCGACCGCGCCCGGCGACGCCTCCCGGGCCGCGTGGCATCACCTTGATCTACGGAACGTCGGGCGCCTGGAGGCGGTCGTGGACGAGACGGATCCGCGCCTGATCATCAACGCTTCGAGCGGCGGTGCCGACTGGGTGGTCACCGCTACGGGCCCCATCCAGCTCGCGATGCTGGCGGCCAGACGGGGAGCCCGCATGGTTCAGGTGTCCTCGGACGCCGTGTTCTCCGGCGCCTCAGTCGACTACAAGGAGACCGCACTTCCCGACCCCGTCACCCCGTACGGCGCAGCCAAAGCCGCAGCGGAGACCGGGGTCCTGGCCGTGTATCCGGAGGCCGTCGTTGCCCGCACGTCGCTGATCATCGGTTACGGGCGGTCCGAGCACGAACGCCTCGTTCACGATCTCGCCTCCGGCGCCGTCGACGGAGCCCTGTACACCGACGACGTCCGCTGTCCGGTACACGTCACCGACCTGGCCGCCGCACTCCTGGAGCTGGCACTGAGTGACGCGGCCGGCATCCACCACCTTGCCGGGGCCGATGCCCTGAGCCGTCACGAACTCGGCGTCCTCATCGCCGAACGCGACGGGCTTGACCCCGCACGTCTCCCCGCGAGCTTGCGGGCGGACAGTGCCCTTCCGGGAGCCATCGATGTTCGCCTCCGCAGCCAGGCGACCCAGCGGCAACTGAACACCGTGCTGCGCGGGGCACGCGAGTTTCTGCGTCCCGGTGCGTGA
- a CDS encoding amidase family protein, whose amino-acid sequence MILRRTVLAATTALATTTAMMSSASAHPGLGRRPRSTTPLWQTSAGDQLAALRERRITSRSLLEQHLEHIAKANPKLNAIVTLDAAGARAAADKADQHLATTGKPLGPLHGLPMTVKDALEVKGMRTTCGSPSLTDHVPDRDADVIALLRNAGAIIIGHTNVPTMCQDIQTSNPIFGKTVNPFDAEKTAGGSSGGPAAAVAAGFTSLEVGSDLAGSLRLPAAYCGVYALRTSRGASPIVPTRGHIPRLPGWNTSSDMITLGPIARSVEDLGLLLDVIAAPSPADRAGWKIDLPAPAKTKLRHYKVGIWADDAYCRVDADTRALLDQVAKLVRGLGATVDDSTRPVDFAESDKLFQRLMYATASATATDAAFSADVAAAEKIPADDPSGLFLHSRTMRHRDWCVADEARQKLRATWDSYFDEHDILITPAAPTAAVPDQTSTPAPQRYITVDGKKRSFYDQTGWLNLTGPVGLPSLVLPAGKTEAGLPLAIQIIGPYLGDRTVLEAAKQLASRLPEPIRPSAFSV is encoded by the coding sequence GTGATCCTCCGCCGCACCGTCCTCGCCGCCACGACTGCCCTCGCCACCACCACCGCCATGATGTCCTCAGCCAGTGCGCACCCCGGTCTCGGTAGAAGACCACGCAGCACGACCCCGCTGTGGCAGACGTCCGCCGGCGACCAGCTGGCCGCTCTTCGCGAGCGCCGGATCACCAGCCGCAGCCTGCTGGAGCAGCACCTCGAACACATCGCCAAGGCGAACCCGAAGCTGAACGCCATCGTCACCCTCGACGCCGCCGGGGCCCGCGCGGCCGCCGACAAGGCGGACCAGCACCTCGCCACGACCGGCAAGCCGCTCGGTCCGCTCCACGGCCTGCCGATGACGGTGAAGGACGCCCTCGAGGTCAAGGGGATGCGCACCACGTGCGGGTCCCCCAGCCTGACCGACCACGTTCCCGACCGTGATGCCGACGTCATCGCGCTGCTGCGCAACGCCGGCGCGATCATCATCGGCCACACCAACGTGCCCACCATGTGCCAGGACATCCAGACGTCGAACCCGATCTTCGGCAAGACCGTGAACCCCTTCGACGCCGAGAAGACCGCCGGCGGCTCCTCCGGCGGCCCGGCTGCCGCAGTCGCCGCCGGTTTCACCAGCCTCGAAGTCGGCTCCGACCTCGCCGGCTCGCTGCGCCTTCCCGCCGCGTACTGCGGTGTCTACGCGCTGCGGACCTCCCGCGGCGCCAGCCCGATCGTGCCCACCCGCGGCCACATCCCCCGCCTGCCCGGCTGGAACACCAGCAGCGACATGATCACGCTCGGCCCGATCGCCCGGAGCGTCGAGGACCTCGGCCTCCTCCTGGACGTCATCGCCGCGCCCTCACCCGCCGACCGCGCCGGCTGGAAGATCGACCTGCCGGCCCCGGCCAAGACCAAGCTCCGCCACTACAAGGTCGGCATCTGGGCCGACGACGCGTACTGCCGTGTCGACGCCGACACCCGCGCCCTCCTCGACCAGGTCGCCAAGCTCGTCCGCGGGCTCGGCGCCACCGTCGACGACTCCACCAGGCCCGTCGACTTCGCCGAAAGCGACAAGCTGTTCCAACGCCTCATGTACGCCACAGCCTCGGCCACCGCCACCGATGCCGCGTTCTCGGCCGACGTCGCAGCGGCCGAGAAGATCCCGGCAGACGACCCGAGCGGCCTGTTCCTGCACTCCCGCACCATGCGCCACCGCGACTGGTGCGTCGCCGATGAAGCACGCCAGAAACTCCGCGCGACCTGGGACAGCTACTTCGACGAGCACGACATCCTCATCACCCCCGCCGCGCCCACGGCCGCCGTGCCCGACCAGACCAGCACGCCGGCACCGCAGCGGTACATCACCGTCGACGGCAAGAAGCGCTCGTTCTACGACCAGACCGGCTGGCTCAACTTGACCGGCCCGGTCGGCCTGCCCTCCTTGGTGCTCCCCGCTGGCAAGACCGAGGCCGGGCTGCCGCTGGCCATCCAGATCATCGGCCCGTACCTGGGAGACCGCACCGTCCTCGAAGCGGCCAAACAACTCGCCTCCCGACTTCCCGAACCCATCCGGCCATCAGCGTTCTCCGTGTGA
- a CDS encoding MAB_1171c family putative transporter → MKDILHPLCLVIAGTGFLFLLRDLGKRPRNPAVIALAFTYGFSALSYFVSITWVWVRIDSTFGVTNIAVPLAQSCVILVFALQAAVLAYWSRPAEEARRRSRHLLLAAVGVIIGMAVLFALLTPTAQRPTDFSNYYAHDHFFQAYMTLYIGAYTVAEVYLVRSCWKYARSANNRSIATGLRLVAVGAAITFGYCAIRIAGVVGGIFDFSVKGLDPYAWLCGDVGATLTQIGYFLPTLSRRIGNTRTWANTHLSYRRLRKLWTALAEAHPKITLLQPDPQHDALLHGRSAHFPLLRRRVEIRHGQKLLRRYLDPTARSESEARRAGEGLDGATLAAAVTADQIHAALVRFYADAPVDAPTEYADVHLPLPTAAEELLHLERVADFFTPPLPRAHTADLSSTTSGART, encoded by the coding sequence GTGAAAGACATACTCCACCCCCTGTGCCTGGTGATCGCCGGCACCGGGTTCCTCTTCCTGCTCCGCGACCTGGGCAAGCGCCCGCGCAACCCCGCAGTGATCGCCCTCGCGTTCACCTACGGGTTCTCGGCCCTCAGCTACTTCGTCTCGATCACCTGGGTCTGGGTGCGCATCGACAGCACCTTCGGCGTCACGAACATTGCCGTGCCTCTGGCCCAGAGCTGCGTGATCCTCGTGTTCGCGCTCCAGGCTGCCGTCCTCGCCTACTGGTCCCGGCCCGCTGAAGAGGCCCGGCGCCGGAGCCGTCATCTGCTCCTCGCAGCCGTCGGCGTGATCATCGGGATGGCAGTGCTCTTCGCCCTGCTGACACCCACCGCTCAGCGGCCCACCGACTTCTCGAACTACTACGCGCACGATCACTTCTTCCAGGCCTACATGACGCTCTACATCGGCGCGTACACCGTGGCCGAGGTCTACCTGGTGCGGTCCTGCTGGAAGTACGCGCGCTCCGCGAACAACCGCTCGATCGCCACCGGCCTGCGCCTCGTCGCGGTCGGCGCGGCCATCACCTTCGGCTACTGCGCGATCCGCATCGCAGGCGTCGTCGGCGGGATCTTCGACTTCAGCGTCAAGGGCCTCGACCCCTACGCCTGGCTCTGCGGCGACGTGGGCGCCACCCTCACGCAGATCGGCTACTTCCTGCCGACCCTGTCCCGGCGCATCGGCAACACCAGGACCTGGGCGAACACGCACCTGTCGTACCGGCGCCTGCGGAAACTGTGGACCGCCCTGGCGGAGGCCCATCCTAAGATCACCCTGCTCCAGCCGGACCCCCAGCACGACGCGCTCCTGCACGGGCGCAGCGCACACTTCCCGCTGCTGCGGCGCCGCGTCGAGATCCGCCACGGCCAGAAGCTGCTGCGCCGCTACCTCGACCCCACCGCACGCAGCGAGTCCGAAGCCCGCCGCGCCGGCGAAGGACTGGACGGCGCCACGCTGGCGGCGGCAGTCACCGCGGACCAGATCCACGCTGCCCTCGTCCGCTTCTACGCAGATGCCCCGGTCGACGCTCCCACCGAATACGCCGACGTGCACCTGCCCCTGCCCACGGCCGCGGAGGAACTGCTCCACCTCGAGCGAGTCGCCGACTTCTTCACCCCGCCTCTCCCACGGGCACACACCGCCGACCTCTCCAGCACCACTTCAGGAGCCCGCACGTGA